In one window of Temnothorax longispinosus isolate EJ_2023e chromosome 11, Tlon_JGU_v1, whole genome shotgun sequence DNA:
- the Fbxo11 gene encoding F-box only protein 11 — protein sequence MPSASFSSSRSYVRRSRRKNTNRIPLPSRTAEPCDLPISNQLLPVVVGGGGGGSGGRGSSPSVSGVAAPSPSPQSHSSPYDLRRKSPPHPDPAPGTSSALPPSGGIAATFGSSSLPARKRPRRTCSLSTDGINTNTAAHYLQYELPDEVLLTIFNYLMEQDLCRVSQVCKRFQAIANDTELWKSLYQQVYEYDLPLFNPAPCKFEFVSPDESEYQNPWKESFRQLYRGVHVRPGFQDLKFKGRNLPYFNTVQGALDYVDEYRSNSASANSGATAAGGQGCCNSNSQTSGEDTSTQHLVFLHAGTYRGEFLVIDSDVALIGAAPGNVAESVILERESESTVMFVEGAKRAYAGHLTLKFTPDVTSTVPHHKHYCLEVGENCSPTVDHCIIRSSSVVGAAVCVSGVGANPLVKNCDISDCENVGLYVTDYAQGTYEDNEISRNALAGIWVKNYANPIMRRNHIHHGRDVGIFTFDNGLGYFEANDIHNNRIAGFEVKAGANPTVVHCEIHHGQTGGIYVHENGLGQFIDNKIHSNNFAGVWITSNSNPTIRRNEIYNGHQGGVYIFGEGRGLIEHNNIYGNALAGIQIRTNSDPIVRHNKIHHGQHGGIYVHEKGQGLIEENEVYANTLAGVWITTGSTPVLRRNRIHSGKQVGVYFYDNGHGKLEDNDIFNHLYSGVQIRTGSNPVIRGNKIWGGQNGGVLVYNSGLGLLEQNEIFDNAMAGVWIKTDSNPTLKRNKIFDGRDGGICIFNGGKGILEENDIFHNAQAGVLISTQSQPILRRNRIFDGLAAGVEITNNATATLEFNQIFNNRFGGLCLASGVQPTTRGNKIFNNQDAVEKAVGNGQCLYKISSYTSFPMHDFYRCQTCNTTDRNAICVNCIKTCHAGHDVEFIRHDRFFCDCGAGTLSNQCQLQGEPTQDTDTLYDSAAPMESHTLMVN from the exons ATGCCGAGCGCGTCGTTCTCGTCGTCGCGCAGCTACGTGCGGAGGTCGCGTCGGAAAAACACAAACAGGATCCCCTTGCCGTCGAGAACGG CCGAGCCATGCGATCTGCCGATATCCAATCAGCTCCTTCCAGTAGTAGTTGGCGGTGGAGGCGGAGGAAGTGGTGGACGAGGCTCGTCCCCTAGTGTATCCGGAGTGGCTGCTCCCTCCCCGTCACCTCAATCGCACTCGTCGCCATATGACCTCAGACGAAAAAGTCCACCGCATCCAGATCCGGCGCCCGGCACGAGTTCCGCCCTACCGCCATCGGGTGGAATTGCCGCTACCTTCGGATCGTCGTCCCTACCGGCGAGAAAGCGTCCGAGACGGACATGTTCGCTGTCCACGGACG GTATAAACACTAACACAGCGGCGCATTACCTCCAGTACGAGCTACCGGATGAAGTGCTGCTCACGATATTCAATTATCTTATGGAGCAAGATCTTTGCCGGGTATCGCAAGTCTGCAAGCGTTTCCAAGCGATCGCGAATGACACGGAACTGTGGAAATCGCTGTACCAGCAGGTCTACGAGTACGATCTGCCGCTGTTTAATCCAGCGCCATGTAAATTCGAATTCGTCTCGCCGGACGAGTCCGAGTACCAGAATCCGTGGAAGGAGAGTTTCAGGCAGCTATACAGAGGCGTGCACGTGCGGCCTGGCTTTCAGGACTTGAAGTTTAAGGGCCGTAACTTGCCGTACTTCAATACGGTTCAAGGCGCGCTGGACTACGTCGATGAGTACAGGAGCAACAGCGCCTCGGCAAACAGTGGAGCTACAGCTGCGGGCGGCCAGGGTTGCTGCAATAGCAATTCGCAAACAAGCGGGGAGGACACATCGACGCAGCATTTGGTCTTTTTACACGCTGGCACGTATAGAGGCGAGTTCCTTGTGATCGACAGCGATGTAGCGTTGATTGGTGCCGCGCCAGGAAATGTCGCAGAGTCCGTCATTCTGGAGCGAGAAAGCGAGTCAACGGTTATGTTTGTGGAGGGTGCAAAACGCGCTTACGCTGGACATCTCACGTTGAAATTCACGCCTGATGTCACGAGTACGGTGCCCCATCACAAACACTATTGTTTGGAAGTTGGCGAAAATTGCAGTCCCACCGTCGATCACTGCATCATCAGAAGCTCGAGCGTTG ttggTGCAGCGGTCTGCGTGTCAGGCGTGGGTGCCAATCCGTTAGTGAAGAATTGCGACATATCGGATTGCGAGAACGTCGGGTTATACGTGACCGACTACGCTCAGGGCACATACGAGGACAACGAGATCTCGCGGAATGCCCTTGCTGGCATCTGGGTGAAGAATTACGCGAATCCCATCATGCGACGGAATCACATCCATCACGGTCGCGATGTAGGAATATTCACATTCGACAACGGGCTCGGTTACTTCGAAGCTAACGATATTCACAACAATCGGATAGCGGGTTTCGAGGTGAAAGCCGGTGCTAATCCTACCGTTGTTCACTGCGAGATTCATCACGGCCAGACTGGCGGCATCTATGTACATGAGAATGGCCTGGGACAATTCATCGACAACAAAATTCATTCGAACAATTTTGCTGGTGTATGGATCACGTCGAATTCTAATCCGACTATACGTCGgaacgaaatatataatggCCATCAAGGTGGAGTGTACATATTCGGCGAGGGCAGAGGTTTGATCGAGCACAATAACATCTACGGCAACGCGCTAGCTGGTATACAAATCAGGACAAATTCGGATCCGATCGTCCGGCACAACAAAATACATCACGGTCAGCACGGCGGCATTTACGTGCACGAAAAGGGCCAGGGCTTGATAGAGGAGAACGAGGTGTATGCCAATACTTTAGCAGGCGTGTGGATTACAACGGGTTCGACGCCCGTTTTGAGGCGAAATCGAATTCACAGTGGCAAACAGGTCGGCGTATATTTTTACGACAACGGCCACGGAAAATTGGAGGACAATGATATTTTCAATCATTTGTATTCAGGAGTACAAATAAG GACTGGCAGCAATCCAGTAATACGCGGTAATAAAATATGGGGAGGACAAAACGGCGGCGTTTTAGTGTATAATAGTGGCTTAGGCTTACTCGAACAAAATGAGATTTTTGACAATGCAATGGCTGGCGTCTGGATCAAGACAGACAGCAATCCGACTCTTAAAAGGAACAAGATATTCGATGGACGAGACGGCGGAATCTGTATATTTAACGGAGGCAAAG GTATTTTGGAGGAGAACGACATATTTCACAATGCCCAAGCGGGCGTGCTTATATCGACGCAATCGCAGCCGATCCTGAGGAGGAACCGGATTTTCGATGGCTTGGCAGCCGGCGTCGAAATAACTAACAACGCCACGGCTACCCTGGAATTCAatcaaatattcaataatcgATTCGGCGGTCTGTGTCTAGCGAGCGGGGTGCAACCGACGACTAGAG gcaataaaatatttaataaccaAGACGCGGTGGAGAAAGCGGTTGGGAACGGCCAATGTTTATACAAAATCTCTTCGTACACTTCCTTCCCCATGCACGACTTCTACCGTTGTCAAACGTGCAACACGACGGATCGGAACGCGATATGCGTTAACTGTATAAAAACATGTCACGCTGGCCACGATGTGGAATTCATCAGACACGATCG ATTCTTTTGCGATTGCGGCGCCGGAACGTTGAGCAATCAGTGTCAGCTGCAGGGCGAGCCTACGCAAGACACGGATACCTTGTACGATAGTGCGGCGCCCATGGAATCACATACACTTATGGTCAACTAG